A region from the Metarhizium brunneum chromosome 7, complete sequence genome encodes:
- the TRYP_20 gene encoding Trypsin — translation MVSSVFAVALAASAVQMATARPADASINVVGGTEDDGSQVPFIVALQREVQGKPQFFCGGSLMRNQFVVTAAHCVNSLKTTKGLTIRAGSLSPDKDGTVVPVASIFVHPQFDPERINNDVAVLKLQNPVGGNQSESQATLPADGSDPEPGSRASVHGWGAKKEGGDPSKTLLTAEFPVISRADCQAASESLRGLVNENMFCAGLLEGGKDACQGDSGGPIIDSNNVLIGVVSFGDGCARPNNPGVYTRLGKYVNFINQITGGSGSNGGSGSNGGSGSNGGSGSNGGSGSNGGSGSNGGSGSNGGSGSNGGSGSNGGSGSNGGSGSNGGSGSNGGSGSNGGSGSNGGSGSNGGSGSNGGSGSNGGSGSNGGSGSNGGSGSNGGSGSNGGSGSNGGSGSNGGSGSNGGSGSNGGSGSNGGSGSNGGSGSNGGGSGSNGGGSGSNGGGSGSNGGSGSNDGTGSNTDSGLDPIIIPFNPNSGSGSNGGSGSNSDSGLNGPSGLNGAGSNGGSGSKGSGSKGSGSNGSFGSNSGSGSKGNSF, via the exons ATGGTTTCCAGTGTGTTTGCGGTCGCCCTTGCGGCGTCAGCAGTTCAAATGGCGACTGCACGACCGGCAGATGCTTCTATTAATGTCGTCGGCGGGACAGAGGACGACGGGAGCCAGGTTCCTTTTATTGTTGCTCTGCAGAGAGAGGTACAGGGGAAGCCACAATTCTTTTGCGGCGGCTCACTTATGCGCAACCAATTTGTCGTCACGGCGGCTCATTGTGTCAATAGTCTAAAGACGACTAAAGGTTTGACCATTCGCGCCGGATCGCTA TCCCCAGACAAGGATGGCACTGTAGTTCCAGTAGCTTCTATTTTCGTTCACCCCCAGTTTGACCCCGAGAGAATCAACAATGATGTTGCCGTCTTGAAGCTACAGAATCCAGTAGGCGGCAATCAGTCGGAGAGCCAAGCCACCTTGCCGGCGGATGGCTCTGACCCTGAACCGGGATCTCGGGCAAGCGTACATGGCTG GGGAGCAAAGAAAGAAGGTGGAGACCCTTCTAAGACATTGCTAACAGCTGAGTTCCCGGTAATAAGCCGTGCTGATTGCCAGGCAGCAAGTGAAAGCCTGCGGGGCTTAGTGAATGAGAATATGTTTTGCGCCGGTCTGCTGGAAGGTGGCAAGGATGCTTGCCAGGGAGACAGTGGTGGTCCAATAATTGATTCAAACAACGTTTTGATTGGCGTCGTGTCATTTGGCGACGGTTGTGCCAGACCCAATAATCCTGGTGTCTACACCAGACTGGGGAAATATGTCAACTTTATTAATCAAATTACGGGGGGTTCTGGGTCAAATGGCGGCTCTGGGTCAAATGGCGGCTCTGGGTCAAATGGCGGCTCTGGGTCAAATGGCGGCTCTGGGTCaaatggcggctctggttcaaatggtggttctgggtcgaatggcggctctggttcaaatggtggttctgggtcgaatggcggctctggttcaaatggtggttctgggtcgaatggcggctctggttcaaatgGTGGTTCTGGGTCGAATGGCGGTTCAGGATCAAACGGCGGTTCAGGATCaaatggcggctctggctcaaatggcggctctggttcaaatgGTGGTTCTGGGTCGAATGGCGGTTCAGGATCaaatggcggctctggttcaaatggcggctctggttcaaatgGTGGTTCTGGGTCGAATGGCGGTTCAGGATCAAACGGCGGTTCAGGATCAAATGGCGGTTCAGGATCaaatggcggctctggcTCGAATGGTGGTTCTGGGTCGAATGGCGGTTCCGGTTCAAATGGCGGCggctctggttcaaatggcggcggctctggttcaaatggcggcggctctggttcaaatgGCGGTTCCGGTTCGAACGACGGTACTGGTTCAAATACTGACTCTGGATTGGATCCTATTATTATTCCGTTTAATCCAAACAGTGGTTCTGGGTCGAATGGTGGTTCTGGGTCAAATAGTGATTCTGGATTGAATGGTCCTTCTGGATTGAATGGTGCTGGATCGAATGGTGGTTCTGGATCAAAGGGCTCAGGATCAAAGGGTTCAGGATCAAATGGTTCTTTTGGGTCCAATAGTGGTTCTGGTTCGAAGGGTAACTCTTTCTAG
- the SRPK_6 gene encoding Serine/threonine-protein kinase SRPK has protein sequence MALRNTFNSAARRMKSSFSHSYKRLHSLGPVSEENITRYCVGGYHPVRIGDLFRDGKYKIISKLGYGVYSTVWLAFDLESERHVALKILTADSFGHGNDTFEIDILKHIQSEIASDPGRHHILPLLDNFKHDGPNGNHACLVFPAMGPDMSKYRRLFPNLRIPLPLMKDISRKLLLALSYLHDTCQVIHTDIKPQNILIQTSAINNMFKHAPSEAFKPDSLALPRPLDFYTESAQVSSAEEDLAHSTDISIMLADFGTASWFERHLTEWIQPQMLRAPEVILEANWDHKVDIWNLGLIIWELAEGRLLFDGMWTPSGPYSPEAHLAQITAVFGSIPRPLLDRSKNRHRYFDTDGKLLKPSSFPLCSLEQFSKNPDLSGAEKKSFLHFIRSMVRTDPEERLDARKLLESPWLS, from the exons ATGGCACTCAGAAACACCTTCAATTCTGCGGCACGTCGTATGAAGTCTTCGTTTAGCCACTCCTATAAACGGCTGCATTCTTTGGGACCTGTTTCCGAAGAAAACATAACACGGTACTGTGTCGGGGGCTACCACCCTGTGAGAATTGGAGACTTGTTCCGTGACGGCAAATACAAAATCATCAGCAAACTTGGATATGGTGTTTATTCCACCGTCTGGCTTGCCTTTGATCTCGA GTCGGAGCGACACGTTGCGCTCAAGATTCTCACAGCCGACTCTTTCGGACATGGAAACGACACCTTTGAAATCGATATTCTCAAACACATACAAAGTGAGATTGCCTCCGACCCCGGAAGACACCATATTCTTCCGCTGCTTGATAACTTCAAGCATGATGGTCCAAATGGAAATCATGCCTGCCTTGTCTTCCCCGCGATGGGCCCGGATATGTCCAAGTACAGGCGACTTTTCCCAAATCTGAGAATTCCCTTGCCTCTCATGAAGGATATTTCAAGAAAACTTCTGCTCGCTCTATCGTATTTACACGACACATGTCAAGTCATACACACGG ACATAAAGCCTCAAAATATCCTAATTCAGACTTCTGCCATAAATAATATGTTCAAGCACGCACCATCTGAAGCATTTAAGCCAGACAGCTTAGCGCTGCCTCGTCCGCTGGACTTTTACACTGAATCCGCTCAAGTCTCCTCCGCGGAAGAAGATTTAGCTCACTCGACCGACATCTCCATTATGTTGGCAGATTTTGGGACAG CAAGCTGGTTCGAAAGGCACCTCACAGAGTGGATCCAGCCTCAAATGCTGCGAGCTCCCGAGGTGATACTCGAAGCGAATTGGGATCACAAGGTTGATATATGGAATCTGGGATTAATC ATATGGGAACTTGCAGAGGGACGACTTCTATTCGATGGCATGTGGACTCCGAGTGGCCCGTATTCACCTGAAGCTCATTTAGCTCAAATAACTGCCGTGTTTGGCAGTATACCCAGGCCATTATTGGATCGATCGAAGAATCGACATCGATATTTTGACACTGACG GCAAACTTCTCAAACCGTCATCCTTCCCACTGTGCAGCCTGGAACAATTTAGCAAGAATCCTGACCTCTCGGGTGCGGAAAAGAAGAGTTTTTTGCATTTTATTAGGTCTATGGTGAGAACGGATCCGGAGGAGCGCTTAGATGCGAGGAAGCTACTAGAATCACCTTGGCTGTCTTAA